The following are from one region of the Gemmatimonadota bacterium genome:
- a CDS encoding DUF1592 domain-containing protein, whose amino-acid sequence MPFYDEGAKESGFEGGVRFALEALLSSPHFIFRVEEKPATAKSGDRFVLSDLDVASRLSFFLWGTPPDASLIAAARRGALSTTAGVQAQARRMLADPRSEALATRFAAQWLRLQDLEKVHPDALQFPDYHQQLADDMRRETETFFAQIVRENKSVLDLYTANYTYLNESLARHYGIAGVTGPEFRRVQYTDDKRAGILGHASVLTLTSVANRTSPVLRGKWVMEVLLGSPPPPPPPGVPDLEETKDAKEGRMLTTRERMEMHRANAACRSCHLFMDPIGLALDNFDVTGRWRIRENGMPLDTRGDFYDGTPVSTPSQLQRALMAPCRRWCAFTLNLMAYATGRRMEYHDMPAIRHITNGGGQGYRFADFVSRRGRERSVPCQARVGGQRRRQDQRLTSLTSGDADVFRSLTAKPLPRRTFLHSMGATVALPFLDAMVPTGRGAEGGGRPHATGGDRMVRSRPLQRAGAKLNLWSPPVIRDPRVAFEKLFGVGGTSEERATRRRSRRSILDFVASEMSSLQRMLGPDDNHRLDRYLEDIREVERRIQRIEARNTSGEVRELPEAPAGVDSFAEHVQLMFDIQALAFAADITRVFSFKMGRDGSSRTYPESGTDKPFHPASHHGGTERGVKDFHAINKYHVAMLPYFLDKLKSIEEGESNMLDKTMIIYGSPMGDSNLHNHRRCPLVVLGKANGQLAGNQHIVAPDGTPMANAMLTMMHSLGMDDLKGLAIPRGAQSEDACVGAGVAGVAPLAWWRHSALWDWRPGGSLR is encoded by the coding sequence GTGCCGTTCTACGATGAAGGGGCGAAGGAGTCTGGCTTCGAGGGCGGGGTGCGCTTCGCGCTCGAGGCGCTGCTCTCGTCGCCGCACTTCATCTTCCGCGTGGAAGAGAAGCCGGCGACGGCCAAGTCGGGCGATCGCTTCGTCCTCTCCGATCTCGACGTGGCGTCGCGCCTCTCGTTCTTCCTGTGGGGGACGCCCCCTGATGCGTCGCTGATCGCCGCCGCCAGGCGCGGGGCGCTGTCGACGACTGCGGGGGTGCAGGCGCAGGCGCGTCGCATGCTGGCCGACCCGCGCTCCGAAGCGCTGGCCACGCGCTTTGCCGCGCAGTGGTTGCGGCTGCAGGACCTGGAGAAGGTGCATCCCGACGCGCTGCAGTTCCCCGACTACCACCAACAGTTGGCGGACGACATGCGGCGCGAGACGGAGACGTTCTTTGCGCAGATCGTGCGCGAGAACAAGAGCGTCCTCGATCTCTACACGGCCAACTACACGTACCTCAACGAGTCGCTGGCCAGGCACTACGGCATCGCCGGCGTGACCGGCCCCGAGTTTCGCCGCGTGCAGTACACCGACGACAAGCGCGCCGGGATCCTGGGGCACGCGAGCGTGCTGACGCTCACGTCGGTGGCCAACCGCACCTCGCCGGTGCTGCGCGGCAAGTGGGTGATGGAGGTCTTGTTAGGCTCGCCGCCGCCGCCGCCCCCCCCCGGGGTCCCCGACCTCGAAGAGACCAAGGACGCGAAGGAAGGGCGCATGCTCACGACGCGCGAGCGGATGGAGATGCACCGCGCGAACGCCGCCTGCCGTTCGTGCCACCTGTTCATGGACCCGATCGGGCTGGCGCTGGACAACTTCGACGTCACGGGGCGCTGGCGCATTCGTGAAAACGGGATGCCCCTTGATACTCGGGGTGACTTCTACGACGGGACGCCGGTGTCGACCCCCAGTCAGCTGCAACGTGCGCTCATGGCGCCCTGCCGCCGCTGGTGCGCCTTCACGCTCAACCTGATGGCCTACGCAACCGGGCGTCGGATGGAATACCACGACATGCCGGCGATTCGTCACATCACCAACGGCGGCGGCCAAGGCTATCGCTTTGCGGACTTCGTGTCGCGGCGTGGTCGCGAGCGAAGCGTTCCGTGCCAAGCGCGTGTCGGTGGCCAACGCCGCCGTCAAGACCAACGACTGACCTCTCTCACGAGCGGGGACGCTGACGTGTTTCGATCCCTTACGGCCAAGCCCCTTCCGCGCCGGACGTTCTTGCACAGCATGGGCGCCACGGTGGCGCTCCCGTTCCTCGACGCGATGGTCCCGACGGGCCGAGGGGCTGAAGGCGGCGGCCGACCGCACGCGACTGGTGGCGATCGGATGGTGCGCAGCCGCCCGCTGCAACGAGCTGGGGCCAAGCTCAACCTCTGGTCGCCCCCCGTCATTCGCGACCCGCGGGTGGCGTTCGAGAAGCTCTTTGGCGTGGGTGGGACGAGCGAGGAGCGTGCCACGCGCCGCCGCTCGCGCCGCTCGATCCTGGACTTTGTCGCGAGCGAGATGTCTTCGCTGCAGCGGATGCTTGGCCCCGACGACAACCACCGACTGGACCGCTACCTCGAGGACATTCGTGAGGTGGAGCGGCGCATCCAGCGCATCGAGGCGCGCAACACGTCGGGCGAAGTGCGCGAACTCCCCGAGGCGCCGGCGGGGGTCGATTCGTTCGCCGAGCATGTGCAACTGATGTTCGACATCCAGGCGCTGGCCTTTGCCGCCGACATCACGCGCGTCTTCTCGTTCAAGATGGGGCGCGACGGCTCCTCGCGGACGTATCCGGAGAGCGGGACCGACAAGCCCTTCCACCCGGCGTCGCACCACGGCGGGACGGAGCGCGGGGTGAAGGACTTCCACGCGATCAACAAGTACCACGTGGCGATGCTCCCCTACTTCCTGGACAAGCTCAAGAGCATCGAGGAAGGGGAATCGAACATGCTGGACAAGACGATGATCATCTACGGTTCGCCTATGGGCGACTCGAACCTGCACAACCATCGCCGGTGCCCGCTGGTCGTGCTCGGGAAGGCCAACGGGCAGCTCGCCGGGAACCAGCACATTGTTGCGCCTGACGGAACGCCC